A region of bacterium DNA encodes the following proteins:
- the tsaE gene encoding tRNA (adenosine(37)-N6)-threonylcarbamoyltransferase complex ATPase subunit type 1 TsaE, translated as MIFYTKNSKETIKLGEKIAKYLKKGDIVGFIGELGSGKTTMIKGIVKKFSHNSVFSPSFVIVNEYKGKIPVFHFDLYRLESFDELFDIGWTDYLDKGIILIEWAERIKKNLPKKTIYVKIKNVGERKRIIEIKNLKGVKNDK; from the coding sequence ATGATATTTTACACAAAAAACTCAAAAGAAACAATAAAACTTGGAGAAAAAATAGCAAAGTATTTAAAAAAGGGAGACATTGTTGGATTTATTGGAGAACTTGGTAGCGGGAAAACAACTATGATAAAAGGTATTGTAAAAAAATTTTCACATAACAGTGTTTTCAGTCCTTCTTTTGTAATAGTAAATGAGTATAAAGGCAAAATTCCTGTTTTTCATTTTGACCTTTACCGTCTTGAAAGTTTTGATGAACTTTTTGATATTGGCTGGACTGATTATCTTGATAAAGGAATAATTTTAATTGAATGGGCAGAAAGAATAAAAAAAAATTTGCCAAAAAAAACGATTTATGTAAAAATAAAAAATGTTGGGGAAAGAAAAAGAATTATTGAGATTAAAAATTTAAAAGG